The Egibacteraceae bacterium genomic interval CGGTGGCCTCAGCGGCGTCGCCCTCGCCCTCAGCGACGTCGGCGGCGTCGCCCTCGACGGCGTCGGTGGCCGCCGCCGGCTTGAGCGCCCGCGACACCGAGTTCAACGACACCCCCACCCGCTGGGCGATGGCGGCCATCGTCAAGCCCTCCGCTCTTGCGGCCACGATCCGCGCGACTGTGGCGTCGGTCAGCTTGGACGGGCCTTGCGGGCCCCGTCGCTTGGCCGTCAACGCCTCCACCCCGTCGGTGTCGTAGGCCGAGCGCCACCGCCACACCGTGTTCTCGTTGACCCCAAACGCCGCGGCCACCTCACGCTGGCCGGCTGTGGTGGTGACCACCATCTGCACCGCCGCCAACCGGCGGGCCGCGTTGTCGCCGGGCGCCCAGCACCACGCCGCGTTGCCCCACACGAACACTGCGCCGCCCTGCTCGCCCTCGACCAGCTCCACCCCGACGGTGACCACCCGCGCGTCGCTGCGCGGCAACGGCAGCGGCGGCCCCTGGTTCACCCGAGTCATCTTCGCTGCCACTCGACCACCCCACAAACGTCGCCTGAACTCTGCACGTATTATCGCATAGTTCGGGCGGGAAGTGTGGGACCTTTCCCCGCCACGAGTGGGTTTTCAGCCCTCTATGTCAAGAGGTCTGGGGTCTAAGCGAACCAGTCACGGAGATTCGCGGTGTAGTTGCTGCGCGTCTTGGCCGAACGGAACCCGGCCACGAACGCCGCAGTCAACTGCGCGGACCCCATTCGAGATGCTCGGTGACGGCGACGCGCTCACGGTTGCAGACATGAAGATCGACTCCTCGGTGACGGGCACGGGCGTCCCGCCTCCGTGGCGATCAGACCCCCTTGGCCACCTCACGCCAACCCGGCAAGGAACGCAGTCGAGCCGCACCCTGGGGGAAAGACCGCGCTGCGCATACTCAGTTCGGGGGCGGATTGATGGTGTCGCTGTACATGTCGCCGCGATGCTCCGGCCGCGTAGGCAGCGCCTCCAAGTCAGGGTGCTCAAGGAGCGTGTGCACGCAGGCATCTGAGGCGGCAACGTAGGTCCAGCAGAAGTCGATTTCGGTGGCCACGCACCAGGCCCGGTCGTCAGGCCACCAGAGGCTCGGGCCCGTGTCCCCCGCCCCAGGGCCTACGGCGATCCCGTCGACGACTGCGTCGATCGGGGCGCGCATAAGCGAGTAGCCGCGGCCGGGCAGTTCGACGCAGGCCGCTTCGGGGGCATAGTCCTCCCAGCCACCCCAGCCCTCCCAGACGCACAGCCAGCAGCGCTCGGGCGTAGCGGTGTGGGCGCGCAGCACCTCAACCAGCGGCGCAGCGATGCCAGCCGGCAGGTGGCCCACGTCGGGCTCGTCCTTCCACGGCGCGACGGTACCTACTTCTCCGGCGGGCTGGATGAGGCGCTCCCACTGAATCTC includes:
- a CDS encoding helix-turn-helix domain-containing protein codes for the protein MNQGPPLPLPRSDARVVTVGVELVEGEQGGAVFVWGNAAWCWAPGDNAARRLAAVQMVVTTTAGQREVAAAFGVNENTVWRWRSAYDTDGVEALTAKRRGPQGPSKLTDATVARIVAARAEGLTMAAIAQRVGVSLNSVSRALKPAAATDAVEGDAADVAEGEGDAAEATDAAEDTVEAEADDGGAWADPAAGDGDQGGGDAAGLV